The Chloroflexota bacterium genome contains a region encoding:
- a CDS encoding alpha/beta fold hydrolase — protein MSAPSERTVSLRGGTLTARVREAGDGPPVIYLHGAEGPLPSWPPFLETLDRSHRMISPDLPGFGGSTGGEGINDVLDLSVYLLDLLDALGLERVAIVGHDLGGMAAAELAAVAGNRVASLALIAPLGLWVDDDPILDFYATPRADLTPLAWHDPASGTATAVLTPPQTEAEAQIAALELNHGLAASTRLLWPIPDRGLKRRIHRIICPALLIWGASDGVVPPTYGPRWKSALSDARLEVVPGAGHYPMLEQPTAVTDAITPFLRLHGA, from the coding sequence ATGAGCGCGCCATCCGAGCGAACGGTCAGCCTGCGCGGCGGCACGCTCACGGCGCGGGTGAGGGAGGCCGGTGACGGCCCGCCGGTCATCTATCTGCACGGCGCGGAAGGGCCGCTGCCCAGCTGGCCGCCCTTTCTGGAGACGCTGGACCGCTCCCATCGGATGATCTCACCGGACCTGCCGGGCTTCGGCGGCTCGACGGGCGGTGAGGGCATCAACGACGTGCTCGACCTCTCGGTGTACCTGCTGGACCTGCTCGACGCGCTCGGGTTGGAGCGCGTCGCCATCGTCGGGCACGATCTGGGCGGGATGGCGGCCGCCGAGCTGGCCGCCGTCGCGGGCAATCGCGTCGCCTCCCTGGCGCTGATCGCGCCGCTCGGCCTCTGGGTGGACGACGATCCGATCCTCGACTTCTACGCCACGCCGCGCGCCGACCTGACGCCGCTGGCCTGGCACGATCCCGCGTCGGGCACGGCAACGGCAGTCCTGACGCCGCCCCAGACCGAGGCCGAGGCGCAGATCGCGGCCCTGGAGCTGAACCACGGTCTGGCGGCGTCCACCCGGCTGCTCTGGCCGATCCCGGACCGTGGCCTCAAGCGGCGCATCCACCGGATCATCTGCCCGGCGCTGCTGATCTGGGGCGCGAGCGACGGCGTCGTGCCGCCAACCTACGGACCCCGCTGGAAGAGCGCGCTGTCTGACGCCCGTCTCGAGGTTGTGCCCGGCGCGGGCCACTACCCGATGCTGGAGCAGCCGACCGCCGTCACTGACGCGATCACGCCGTTCCTGCGCCTCCACGGAGCCTGA
- a CDS encoding Uma2 family endonuclease: MATPVKRAALTYQDYLQLPDDGLRYEIIEGELHVSPAPSMKHQWTATQLTAVLGVHVYDNDLGHVCSAPTDVYLADGSIVQPDVLFISRDRLHIVTDPNVRGAPDLVVEIIAPSSMTTDQETKCDLYAKHGVKHCWVFEPVAQWVRAFELGADGAYELVAEAAGDASFSAPPFAGLAIPLARLWGV, translated from the coding sequence ATGGCAACACCAGTCAAGCGGGCGGCGCTCACGTACCAGGACTACCTGCAACTGCCCGACGATGGGCTTCGGTATGAGATCATCGAAGGTGAGTTGCACGTGTCACCGGCTCCCAGCATGAAACACCAGTGGACGGCCACCCAGTTGACGGCGGTCCTTGGCGTTCACGTCTACGACAACGACCTGGGCCACGTCTGCAGCGCGCCGACTGATGTCTACCTCGCTGACGGCTCGATTGTGCAGCCGGATGTGTTGTTCATCAGTCGGGATCGCCTGCACATCGTCACGGATCCCAACGTGCGGGGTGCACCCGATCTGGTGGTCGAGATCATCGCGCCGTCCAGCATGACGACCGATCAGGAGACCAAGTGCGATCTGTACGCGAAGCACGGCGTCAAGCACTGCTGGGTCTTTGAGCCGGTGGCGCAGTGGGTCCGTGCGTTCGAGCTGGGTGCGGACGGCGCCTACGAACTGGTCGCCGAGGCTGCTGGCGACGCTTCATTCAGCGCGCCGCCATTCGCCGGGCTGGCGATCCCGCTCGCTCGGCTCTGGGGCGTCTGA